In Betaproteobacteria bacterium, the sequence GCGTCATCGAACTGGCGCTCAAAAATGTTACGGTCCACCATGCCCGTGTCGAAGCAATGCAGGGGCAGTACGCCCAGATCAGCTCACGCGCCTTTGCCGAAATCGGCCTGTTCATCAGTCTTACCCGACATCTATTGGCGCCGGATGGCCGCTGGCTGGCCATGAAAGGCGTGCGCCCGGACGACGAACTCAAGGCCCTGCCAGCCGACATCACGGTGGAAGCGATCATTCCGCTCGCCGTGCCGGGACTGGAAGCAGAACGACATTTGATTATCTTGAAGGCCGGGTCATGAAAGTACTCGCTATAACTAACCAGAAAGGCGGCGTCGGCAAAACGACCACTGCGGTCAATCTGGCCGCCTCGTTGGCCGTTGAAGGCAAGCGCGTCCTCCTCATCGACATGGACCCGCAAGGCAATGCCACTACCGGCTCCGGCATCCCCAAAAAAGAAACCCTGCCCACCGTCTATCAATTGCTGATCGGCGCCGCCACGCTGCTTGAAGTCTGTATCGAGACCCCCTTCAGTTTTGACATCCTGCCCGCCAACCGCGAGCTGGCCGGTGCGGAAGTCGAACTGATCGAACTTGATCAGCGCGAATACAGGCTCAAACAAGCCCTGCAGCAAAACCACGCCGAATACGATTACGTATTGATCGACTGCCCGCCCGCACTCAACATGTTGACCGTCAATGCGCTGGTCGCTGCCGACTCCGTGCTGATCCCGATGCAATGCGAGTACTACGCGCTGGAAGGCCTGTCAGATCTCGTCGAAACGCTACGCAAGGTGCGTCACCACCTGAATTCCCGCCTCGAAATTGAAGGCCTGCTGCGCACCATGTACAACGGCCAGAGTACGCTAACCCAGCAGGTTTCCGGCGAACTCGAAAGTCACTTCGGCGACAAGGTCTACAAGACCATCGTGCCACGCAACGTACGCCTGGCTGAAGCCCCCTCCTACGGCAAGCCGGTTATCGCCTTCGACAAAAACTCCCGGGGCGCGCAGGCCTATAGCGCACTCGCCAAAGAAATCCTCGAAAGGGTCGCCCAATGATCAAGATGAAAGGACTGGGCCGCGGCCTCGACGCGCTGCTGTCCGGCAGTGACAAGCCGCAGGGTGATGAACAGCGCAATCTGCCGGTCGAACGCCTGAAACCGGGCAAATACCAGCCACGCACCCACATGGATCAGGACTCGCTGGCTGAGTTGGCCGCATCGATCAGGGCACAAGGCATCATGCAGCCAATCTTGGTCCGCGCCATTGATAGCACGCCCGGCGCTGAGCGTTACGAAATCGTCGCCGGCGAACGCCGCTGGCGCGCCGCGCAACTGGCCGGCCTGGCTGAAGTGCCCGTACTGGTGCGCAGCATTCCTGACGAACAGGCGCTGGCCATGGCGCTGATCGAGAATATCCAGCGCGAAAACCTCAATCCTCTGGAGGAAGCTCAGGGCTTGCAACGCCTGATCGACGAATTCGGACTGACCCACCAGCAAGCCGCCGATGCCGTCGGTCGCTCGCGTCCAGCTGCTTCCAATTTGCTGCGTTTATTGCAGTTGACCGCAGCAGTCCAGGAAATGCTGATGGCCGGCCAACTCGACATGGGGCATGCCCGTGCCTTGCTGCCCATTTCGAGTGGCCAGCAGGTGGGCTTGGCGCAGCGCATCATTCAGAAAGACCTGTCCGTACGTGAAACCGAGCGTCTCGTGCAGCAGATACTGAATCCGCCCAGTAAAGCTCAGGAACAACCGGTCGACCGCGACCTTCTTATATTGCAAGAGCGACTCTCTGACGGTCTGGGTGCCAACGTTGCCATCCGCTCCAATAAAAAAGGCGCCGGCAAGCTGACCATCGAATTCTCCAGCCTGGATCAACTCGACGGCCTCATTTCACGAATCAATCCATAATCAATGCCAGCAAACCTGACCTCTCATCGCTACGGGAAAACCCTCATTTTCTGCACCGTTCAAATTGACTCTTCTATAAGAGTCCATTACACTCGCGCAGATATTGAACGAGGCATGTTTTGCACCCGCAGGTAAGCTGGATACTCAGTCGCCAAGCGGCATTGACAATAGCATTAGCCGTAATGGCGATTGTGTTTGTCAACGTAAATGCGGCAGTCTCTGTTCTGATCGGGGGATCAATCGGAATTGTCGCAAATCTCGGGTATGCACTGAGAGCGTTGCGGATGAGTTCGAGCACTGACCCGGTCAAGGCATATCGGGCGCAGTCCGCAGGGGAGAGGTTCAAGTTCATGCTGACCCTCATCGGATTTGCGCTAGTGTTCTTGGGGTACAAGAATGTGGCGGTTCTACCGCTCTTTCTTGGATACGCATCAACCTTCGTCATCTACTGGATGGCACTGCTGAAGCAACGCTAGGCTGACTGGAGAAAACATGAGCGCAGAAGGCGGCACCACCGGCTATATTCAACACCACCTGACCAATCTGGCTGTCTGCGCAGACAGCGCGAAGGTCGATGGGGTTTGTACCGGTTTCTGGAGTTTCCACCTCGACACCCTGCTGGTTTCCGGCATTTTGGGTCTGGTGGTTTTCGGCCTAATGGCCATGCTGGCAAGCAAAGCCACTTCGGGCGTCCCATCGGGCGCACAAAACTTTGTCGAGATGGTAGTTGGTCTGGTCGACCAACAGGTTCGCGACACTTTCCACGGCAAGAGCGCCTTGGTTACGCCGTTGGCCATCACGATTTTCGTTTGGGTATTCGTCATGAATGCCATGGACTTGATTCCGGTTGATTTCCTGCCGTCCGCGCTACAAGCCGCCACCGGCAACCATCATTTGCCGTTCAAGTTCGTTCCGACCACCGATCCCAACCTGACCTTTGCAATGTCGATCACCGTGTTCTTTATCTCGCTGGTCATGGGCCTCAAGGTGAAGGGTTTCGGTCACTTCATGCACGAAGTTTTTGCGGTCCCGTTTGGTCTCAAACTCGCGCCAATCAACCTTCTGTTCCGTATTGTTGAAGAAATCGCCCGGCCAATTTCGCTATCACTGCGACTTTTCGGCAACATGTACGCCGGTGAAATGGTCTTCATCTTGATCGCACTGCTTGGTCTGTATCAGTTGCCGCTGGCTTTGCCTTGGGAACTCTTCCACATCCTGATCATTACCCTGCAGGCCTTCGTGTTCATGATGCTGACGATCGTGTACATGTCAATGGCAGCAGAGTCGCACTAAGTTAGTAACGCTTTTCTGTAGTTTTATTTTGTAGTCTTTCACTTTAACCACGTAACAAACCTACCTTACTGAGGAGTAAACATGGAACTCGCAACCGTTCTCTCCAACACCGCTATCGCTGTAGCCATCCTGATCGGCGCCGGCGCTCTGGGTACCGCTATTGGCTTTGGTATCCTGGGTGGCCGCTTCCTCGAAGGCGCCGCTCGCCAGCCGGAAATGATCCCCACGCTGCAAGTCAAGATGTTCATCGTCGCCGGTCTGCTCGACGCCGTGACAATGATCGGTGTTGGTATCGCTCTGTTCCTGCTCTTCGCAAATCCGTTCCTGGCTCTGTTGTCGCACTAATCCCGCGCCCCTGAAACCCTTATAACCAGGAGGTTAGCGTGAATATCAACGCTACACTGATTGGCCAGGCAATCTGGTTTGGTCTCTTCATCTGGATCACGATGAAGTACGTCTGGCCGCCGCTCCAAAAAGCGATGGCAGACCGTCAAGCACAGATCGCTGATGGCCTGGCTGCAGCAGAACGCGGCAAGCATGAGCAAGAACTTGCTGCCAAGCGTTCCGCCGATGCGCTGCGTGATGCCAAGGAGAAATCCGCGGATCTCGTCGCTCAAGCCGAAAAGCGTGCGCAGCAGATCGTCGAAGATGCCAAAGGCACCGCCAAGGTTGAGGCCGACAAGGTCGTCGCTGGCGCCAAGGCAGAAATCGATCAGGAAGTCGAACGCGCCAAACAAGATTTGCGTGAGCGTGTCGCTGAACTGGCGGTAGCCGGTGCGGAGAAGATTCTGCGCAAGGAAATCAACGCGTCCGCGCATGCTGACATGCTGGTCGCCCTGAAACAGGACCTGTAAGCAATGGCTGAATCCGTTACTATCGCCCGCCCTTACGCCGAAGCTCTGTTTCAGGCAGCCAAGGAAAGCGGCAATCTGGCCAAGTGGGCCGAGCAAGTTTCTACGCTCGCCCAGGTGGCTGCCAGTCCCGACGTCCGTACGGCTATCGGCGATCCCAATGTGGCGGCCCCGCAACTGGTCGACCTCTTCCGGTCTGCCTGCGGTACGGCGGTAGATACGGAGCTGGCGAACTTCATCCAGCTGCTGTCCAACAATAACCGTCTGGGATTACTGCCGGAAATCGCAAGTTTGTACGAACACTACAAGCGCGCAGAGGAAGGCAGCAAACAAGCCGAGATCATTTCGGCTTTCCCGATCGATGATAATCAGGTGAAAGCCCTGGTGCCCCAACTCGAAGCCGTCTTCAAGACCAAGCTCGAAACATCCGTGTCAGTAGATTCGACATTGATTGGCGGTATCAAGGTAATCGTTGGCGACCAGATGCTGGATGCTTCAGTCCGCGGCAAGCTCGACGCCATGGCTACGGCGCTGAACAACTAGGAGACTTTCATGCAGTTGAATCCTTCCGAAATTTCTGAACTGATCAAGAGCAAGATCCAGAACCTGCAAGGCGCATCGGAAGTGCGTACGCAGGGCACAGTGGTATCGGTTACTGACGGTATCTGCCGCGTGCACGGCCTGCAAGACGTTATGCAGGGCGAAATGCTTGAATTCCCCGGCAATACCTTTGGTATGGCGCTCAACCTTGAGCGTGATTCCGTTGGTGCTGTGGTTCTTGGTGCATACGAACACATTTCCGAAGGCGACGTGGTCAAGACCACCGGTCGCATTCTGGAAGTTCCTGTTGGTCGGGAACTGCTTGGTCGCGTGGTTAACTCCCTCGGCCAGCCGATCGACGGCAAAGGCCCGATCAATGCAAAGCTGACCGACAAGCTGGAAAAGGTTGCACCTGGCGTTATTTGGCGTAAGTCTGTTTCCCAACCAGTTCAAACCGGCCTGAAGTGTGTGGACTCCATGGTTCCCGTCGGCCGTGGCCAACGCGAACTGATCATTGGTGACCGCCAGACCGGCAAGACTGCTGTTGCAGTCGACGCCATCATCAACCAGAAAGACAAGGGTCTTTTCTGCGTTTATGTCGCTATCGGCCAAAAGGCTTCCACCATTGCCAACGTCGTTCGCAAGCTTGAAGAGCACGGCGCCATGGCAAACACCATCGTCGTTGCCGCCCCGGCTTCCGAATCCGCTGCGCTGCAGTATCTCGCACCGTATGCTGGCTGCACGATGGGTGAATATTTCCGTGACATCGGCGAAGATGCACTGATCGTTTATGACGATTTGACCAAGCAAGCTTGGGGCTACCGTCAGGTTTCCCTGCTGCTGCGCCGTCCGCCGGGCCGTGAAGCCTATCCGGGCGACGTGTTCTATCTCCACTCCCGTCTACTGGAACGTGCTGCTCGCGTCTCCGAAGCTTGGGTCGAGAAGGTCTCGAATGGCGAAATCAAGGGCAAGACCGGTTCTTTGACCGCATTGCCAGTGATCGAAACGCAAGCTGGCGACGTTTCCGCCTTCGTTCCGACCAACGTGATTTCCATTACTGATGGCCAGATCTTCCTTGAAACCGACTTGTTCAACGCTGGTATCCGTCCTGCGATCAACGCCGGTATTTCGGTGTCCCGCGTCGGTGGTGCAGCCCAGACCAAGCTGATCAAGAAGCTCGGTGGCGGTGTCCGTCTGGCACTGGCCCAGTACCGCGAACTCGCCGCTTTTGCGCAATTTGCTTCCGACCTCGACGAAGCAACCCGCAAGCAGCTGGAACGTGGTCGTCTGGTCACCGAGCTGATGAAGCAGGCCCAGTACTCGCCGATGAGCATCTCCGAAATGGCCGTCACGCTATATGCAGCTGACAAGGGCTACTTCGATGATGTCGAAGTCAAGCGTGCCCTGGAATGCGAAAAGGCCATGATTGGTTATCTGAAAGCCAACTGTGCTGACCTCATGAACACGATGGAGTCCACAGCCGACCTGAGCGCCGACTCCGAGAAGCAACTTGCCGCTGGCATTGTTGCTTTCAAGAGCAGCTGGGCCTGATTAGCTAGGAGAATTACATGGCTAGCGGCAAGGAAATTCGCAACAAGATCAAGAGCGTCGAAAACACGCGCAAGATCACCAAGGCCATGGAGATGGTGGCCGCATCCAAAATGCGCAAGGCGCAGGACCGGATGCGGGCTGCCCGTCCCTATGGCGAGAAGATCCGGCGCGTAGCAGGTAACCTGTCTCATGCTCTGACCGAATACCGCCACCCTTTTCTGGTGAATCGTGAACAAGCCGCTGTCGGCATGATTCTGATCACTTCTGACAAGGGTCTGTGCGGCGGTCTGAACTCCAACCTTCTTCGTCTCGCTATAACAAAGATGAAGGACTTCGAGTCCAAGGGCAATAAAATTCAGGCAACCTGTATCGGCAACAAAGGTCTCGGTTTCATGCAACGTGCTGGCGCGAAAGTTGTGTCGCACGTAACCGGATTGGGTGATACACCTCATCTGGAAAAGCTGATCGGCCCGGTCAAGGTTCAACTTGATTCCTACATGAAGGGCGAGATTGACGCGCTGTATATTGGCTACACTCGCTTCATCAACACGATGAAGCAGGAGCCGGTGTTTGAACAGCTGCTTCCGCTCTCCAGCGATACGGTCGGTACTGCGTCGCACAAATGGGATTACGTCTACGAACCCGATGCCAAGGCTGTGATTGATGATCTGCTGATTCGTTATGTCGAAGCATTGATTTATCAGGCTGTTGCTGAAAACATGGCCTCCGAGCAGTCCGCCCGGATGGTTGCCATGAAATCGGCATCGGATAATGCCAAGACCGTTATCGGCGATTTGAAGCTGGTTTACAACAAGGCCCGTCAGGCTGCGATTACCAAAGAACTTTCGGAAATCGTCAGCGGCGCCGCCGCGGTGTGACGCGTAGATTTTTATTTTTGGGGATTTGAATATGAGTCAAGGTTCAATCGTTCAGTGTATCGGCGCTGTGGTGGACATCCACTTCCCGCGCGAAGCGATGCCAAAGGTCTACGACGCCCTCAAGCTGGATGCTGCTGAAGCAAACGGCATGGCGGAAGATGGCCTGACCTTCGAAGTACAACAACAGCTCGGTGACGGTGTCGTTCGTACCATCGCCATGGGCTCCTCCGACGGTCTGCGTCGCGGCATGAAAGTGAACAACACCGGCGCCGGCATTTCCGTGCCCGTCGGTATGGGCACCTTGGGCCGTATCATGGACGTGTTGGGTCGCCCGATCGACGAAGCTGGTCCTATTGACAGCGACGAACTGCGTGAAATTCACGCAGCCGCACCGAAGTTTGACGAACTCTCGTCATCCGTCGACCTGCTGGAAACCGGAATCAAGGTTATTGACCTGATCTGCCCGTTCGCCAAGGGCGGCAAGGTGGGTCTGTTCGGTGGCGCCGGCGTTGGCAAGACCGTCAACATGATGGAATTGATCAACAACATCGCCAAACAGCACGCCGGCTTGTCCGTATTTGCTGGTGTCGGTGAGCGTACCCGTGAAGGTAACGACTTCTATCACGAAATGAAG encodes:
- a CDS encoding ParA family protein, which produces MKVLAITNQKGGVGKTTTAVNLAASLAVEGKRVLLIDMDPQGNATTGSGIPKKETLPTVYQLLIGAATLLEVCIETPFSFDILPANRELAGAEVELIELDQREYRLKQALQQNHAEYDYVLIDCPPALNMLTVNALVAADSVLIPMQCEYYALEGLSDLVETLRKVRHHLNSRLEIEGLLRTMYNGQSTLTQQVSGELESHFGDKVYKTIVPRNVRLAEAPSYGKPVIAFDKNSRGAQAYSALAKEILERVAQ
- a CDS encoding ParB/RepB/Spo0J family partition protein → MIKMKGLGRGLDALLSGSDKPQGDEQRNLPVERLKPGKYQPRTHMDQDSLAELAASIRAQGIMQPILVRAIDSTPGAERYEIVAGERRWRAAQLAGLAEVPVLVRSIPDEQALAMALIENIQRENLNPLEEAQGLQRLIDEFGLTHQQAADAVGRSRPAASNLLRLLQLTAAVQEMLMAGQLDMGHARALLPISSGQQVGLAQRIIQKDLSVRETERLVQQILNPPSKAQEQPVDRDLLILQERLSDGLGANVAIRSNKKGAGKLTIEFSSLDQLDGLISRINP
- a CDS encoding ATP synthase subunit I, giving the protein MHPQVSWILSRQAALTIALAVMAIVFVNVNAAVSVLIGGSIGIVANLGYALRALRMSSSTDPVKAYRAQSAGERFKFMLTLIGFALVFLGYKNVAVLPLFLGYASTFVIYWMALLKQR
- the atpB gene encoding F0F1 ATP synthase subunit A, producing MSAEGGTTGYIQHHLTNLAVCADSAKVDGVCTGFWSFHLDTLLVSGILGLVVFGLMAMLASKATSGVPSGAQNFVEMVVGLVDQQVRDTFHGKSALVTPLAITIFVWVFVMNAMDLIPVDFLPSALQAATGNHHLPFKFVPTTDPNLTFAMSITVFFISLVMGLKVKGFGHFMHEVFAVPFGLKLAPINLLFRIVEEIARPISLSLRLFGNMYAGEMVFILIALLGLYQLPLALPWELFHILIITLQAFVFMMLTIVYMSMAAESH
- the atpE gene encoding F0F1 ATP synthase subunit C gives rise to the protein MELATVLSNTAIAVAILIGAGALGTAIGFGILGGRFLEGAARQPEMIPTLQVKMFIVAGLLDAVTMIGVGIALFLLFANPFLALLSH
- a CDS encoding F0F1 ATP synthase subunit B: MNINATLIGQAIWFGLFIWITMKYVWPPLQKAMADRQAQIADGLAAAERGKHEQELAAKRSADALRDAKEKSADLVAQAEKRAQQIVEDAKGTAKVEADKVVAGAKAEIDQEVERAKQDLRERVAELAVAGAEKILRKEINASAHADMLVALKQDL
- a CDS encoding F0F1 ATP synthase subunit delta; the protein is MAESVTIARPYAEALFQAAKESGNLAKWAEQVSTLAQVAASPDVRTAIGDPNVAAPQLVDLFRSACGTAVDTELANFIQLLSNNNRLGLLPEIASLYEHYKRAEEGSKQAEIISAFPIDDNQVKALVPQLEAVFKTKLETSVSVDSTLIGGIKVIVGDQMLDASVRGKLDAMATALNN
- a CDS encoding F0F1 ATP synthase subunit alpha; this translates as MQLNPSEISELIKSKIQNLQGASEVRTQGTVVSVTDGICRVHGLQDVMQGEMLEFPGNTFGMALNLERDSVGAVVLGAYEHISEGDVVKTTGRILEVPVGRELLGRVVNSLGQPIDGKGPINAKLTDKLEKVAPGVIWRKSVSQPVQTGLKCVDSMVPVGRGQRELIIGDRQTGKTAVAVDAIINQKDKGLFCVYVAIGQKASTIANVVRKLEEHGAMANTIVVAAPASESAALQYLAPYAGCTMGEYFRDIGEDALIVYDDLTKQAWGYRQVSLLLRRPPGREAYPGDVFYLHSRLLERAARVSEAWVEKVSNGEIKGKTGSLTALPVIETQAGDVSAFVPTNVISITDGQIFLETDLFNAGIRPAINAGISVSRVGGAAQTKLIKKLGGGVRLALAQYRELAAFAQFASDLDEATRKQLERGRLVTELMKQAQYSPMSISEMAVTLYAADKGYFDDVEVKRALECEKAMIGYLKANCADLMNTMESTADLSADSEKQLAAGIVAFKSSWA
- the atpG gene encoding F0F1 ATP synthase subunit gamma; this encodes MASGKEIRNKIKSVENTRKITKAMEMVAASKMRKAQDRMRAARPYGEKIRRVAGNLSHALTEYRHPFLVNREQAAVGMILITSDKGLCGGLNSNLLRLAITKMKDFESKGNKIQATCIGNKGLGFMQRAGAKVVSHVTGLGDTPHLEKLIGPVKVQLDSYMKGEIDALYIGYTRFINTMKQEPVFEQLLPLSSDTVGTASHKWDYVYEPDAKAVIDDLLIRYVEALIYQAVAENMASEQSARMVAMKSASDNAKTVIGDLKLVYNKARQAAITKELSEIVSGAAAV